The sequence GTTTGTGGATTTAAGCTCACTGGTGCCGGCGATTGCGGTTCAGCGGGTTGAGGTGTTAAAAGACGGCGCGTCTTCGCTATACGGCTCTGATGCCGTAGCCGGTGTGGTGAATTTTATTACCCGCTCGAAATTTGAAGGGCTTGAACTCGATCTCAACTATCAGAACAACAAGTATGGCTCCGACGAAGTCAGCTTAGGCGCGATTACCGGTGCCGCCAGTAACAAGGGGAATCTGATGTTTGCTGTGAATTATCTGACCCGCAGCAACGTGCCGAACTCTGAACGGCGTGATGACTATGCCGCCAAGCAGGACTCCTGGAGTGGTTATGGCTTTCCCGGCAAAGTCATTGCCTTTGACGGTCCGCCGGGCCCACCGATTAAGTTGATCGACCCGGTTTGTCTGGATGGTTCTGCGTTTGAGGAATTTCCCGGGCTGGTGCGTCCGGCACCGGATGGCGAACGCCCCAGTGACGGTTCCTGTCAGCTTAACTATGGCTATTATGGCGACATCATTGCAGAAGCCGAGCAGATGCAGGCGATGGCGCAGGGCTCTTATGATCTGACCAGCAATACCACCTTGTTCAGTGAGCTGGTGGTAGCCCGCAACCGCACCACCATTCATTCGGTACCCAGCCAGCCGCAGCTTGATGAGGTGCGGGTACCGGCCTATCATCCGGATGCCATCGAAGTGGGCGGTGCCGATCCCTTCCCCGGCAGCGCATCTGACAGTGGCGTGCTGTTTATCCGGCCATTGGGTGCGGGCTCGGAATCTAATGTGGATGATAAGGTGTTTCGTTCCTGGCGCTATCAACTTGGCATTAAAGGAGATCTGCCCAATTATTGGTCGTGGCAGGCGAGTATGACCACCAGCGTGAATGAGACCGAAAATTCACGAAAAGATGTGATTACCGATAACCTGCAGGCGGCCTTAAATGGTCAGGGCGGGCCATCGGGCGATCAATACTATTACTGGTTATCCTCCAGTCAGCATAAAAATACCCCCGAGATGTACGACTTTATCTTCGGTGAATTCGGCTACAAGGCCAAATCCAGTCAGACCGTTTTCGATGCGCATATCACCGGTGATTTATTTGAACTGGATGCCGGTCCTGTCGGCGTGGCGTTTGGTGCCCAGTACCGGACCGATAAACTGGAGTATGACTTTAACGAGCTTTCCAATGAGCTGGCGTTTAACTTCTTCGGTGGAGGTGAAGACTTCAGCGGTAAACAGGATGTTTGGGCGGTGTTTACAGAATTATCAGTACCTCTGACTGAAACCCTGGAGCTGCAGACAGCGTTGCGCCATGAAAGCTTTGATATTGCCAGTACCACGGATCCCAAAGTGGCCTTTTTATGGGCCCCCACTGAGGACCTCAGCCTGCGTGCCAGCTACGGTTCGTCTTTTCGCATCGCCACGGTATTCCAGACCGACTCTCAGTTTATTACCCCGCAGACTGCCGTTGATCCTTACGCCGGTGGTTTTGCCGGCGGCGAGGAAGTCAGCTTTATTTCGTTGCTGACCGGCGACCCAGACAAGCCCTTAGAACCCCAGACGTCGAAAGCGTACAACCTGGGCTTTAGCTGGTTCCCGGTAGAGGGGCTCTCTGTCAGCGCCGACTACTGGCGCTTCGATTATTCCGACTTTATTACACCGGAATCTCCGGCGGCCTTGCTGATGACAAACCCTGACAGTGAGCAGATTGAGCGCAGCCCAAGCGGCGAGGCAGTTAAAATTACCACCTACTATCGTAATGCCGGCTCGGTGGAAACTGATGGTCTGGATTTCAATCTTCACTACGACTGGTCGCT comes from Lacimicrobium alkaliphilum and encodes:
- a CDS encoding TonB-dependent receptor; amino-acid sequence: MTLNTRLVTRKRYLSLLITSVFASAAAMAQQGEAEQEKVEKISVTGSFIKGRIQSSSASPISSVSAEDLANIGATSVSDLVNTLTVNTGAQVYSDSFEQARSVGTTNINLRGLGVTSTLVLLNGQRQTLSPAVTEGGDQFVDLSSLVPAIAVQRVEVLKDGASSLYGSDAVAGVVNFITRSKFEGLELDLNYQNNKYGSDEVSLGAITGAASNKGNLMFAVNYLTRSNVPNSERRDDYAAKQDSWSGYGFPGKVIAFDGPPGPPIKLIDPVCLDGSAFEEFPGLVRPAPDGERPSDGSCQLNYGYYGDIIAEAEQMQAMAQGSYDLTSNTTLFSELVVARNRTTIHSVPSQPQLDEVRVPAYHPDAIEVGGADPFPGSASDSGVLFIRPLGAGSESNVDDKVFRSWRYQLGIKGDLPNYWSWQASMTTSVNETENSRKDVITDNLQAALNGQGGPSGDQYYYWLSSSQHKNTPEMYDFIFGEFGYKAKSSQTVFDAHITGDLFELDAGPVGVAFGAQYRTDKLEYDFNELSNELAFNFFGGGEDFSGKQDVWAVFTELSVPLTETLELQTALRHESFDIASTTDPKVAFLWAPTEDLSLRASYGSSFRIATVFQTDSQFITPQTAVDPYAGGFAGGEEVSFISLLTGDPDKPLEPQTSKAYNLGFSWFPVEGLSVSADYWRFDYSDFITPESPAALLMTNPDSEQIERSPSGEAVKITTYYRNAGSVETDGLDFNLHYDWSLDELGTLRTSLDGTYILSYDLDDPLLGMIDGRGNVNDNNFGVSTVPLRANLGLIWNHKKHSANLYVRHIGDYENDNDDNAKVASWTRIDMQYNYQFDAWYAEGKGPRLTLGASNLFDRAAPQVRNSIGYDATVHDPRGRMLYLNIKQQF